The Plasmodium chabaudi chabaudi strain AS genome assembly, chromosome: 14 genome contains the following window.
ATTCCAAAATTTTATACTACTATCACTATTCACATTTAAggttaaatttattaaattaattatcaATTTATGTGGTATTATTTctggattttttttacaatctCTCAAACAATCTTTacaaaaacatataaactTATCTTTTTGgaatttaaaacattttctaTACCCCATCTGATCATTATCatctttttcaaatatgtcaacaaaattaaatgtatcatcaattttgttatattcgtcataaaacataatatgtcttttttcattattatctatattagtaacattttttatttgtgcattattattaaatactTTTTGGTTGGTTCGGTTATTTATCTCTCCCTGAATTTCGCTATTCCCAAAATTAGACACATTTAGCACATATGTTATAAAATAGTGTATATTCTCATAATGTATAGATTTCAAGGTTCTACAAATTAATTCTCTACATATAATTTCGGAAAGGTATCCAggtgtttttttattatttaatatgcaACCTAAATTTCGAATGTTAACACCATGGGAATGATATACTTGAGTTATATCATAACtatcattaaaatttgttataaaatttattactttaggtaatatataattatcaatattatcaaaacaTTGCTTactaacattttttaaatggtacatattatttttatttttttcatcattttcctCGAATTGATTTTCaggttttatattaattgcAAGTGTTGTATTGCATAAAGGACCCCCTTcgtgataatattttatatattcataccTCAATcttgtaataaaattatctttattaGTGTTTGAAACAATTGGAGGTAATATTTCTTCGGTTCCtctaattatatataaattatctaTAACGGATTTAAATagttttacattatttagagattttaatattctaatttcaaaataatttgacATTCCAAAAGGTAAAATACAGCAATTGTAGTTTACATAATCactcatttttattaattgatCATATAATGTACgatcataattttctatttctACCATTAGCcgttcataaaatatttttttgtttttaaaggTGTCTTCACTATTGTTCgacaaattattttctgaaCCCTTTTTATAGCTATTTATTTCACTATAGCTATAATTacattcttttttattttctgaaATATGGCCGTTTTTGTAGTATCCATTTTGATCGTTATCTATATCACTGGAGGTATCCGTAATTTcaacattttcatatatgtCTTTAATTACATCAACTGGAATATAATCATTAGTTAAAGGCATTAAGGGTTCGGAAATTACTCGCATCCCCATAAAATCAATTTGACTAGCTATAGGtaaagaaaattttgaatcatttttcaaattaaatatacaatcACATAACACATTTTTTCCCTTAAGATCattactatatatttttcttgcTAAATTATAACTaatattatcttttttacTTCCCAAAACTACAGTAAAAACAAGactatcaaataaaaataataaatcgtCATCAAATTTgggtttatatatattataaatatgaggATAATTATCTTCAGTTACTTTAATAAAGCATGttttaaacatattaataagATTGCTAcgattttcattttcttcattagtACTATTACTACTACTATCAATATCCTGATctttattaaaagaattattaACTTTGTTATtggttaaaaataatgaatagaTAAGTCCACATGCTCCTATATTACTAGACATGTGAAATAACTCCAACTCATTATAAAAGATTCTTTCATGCTCCCCTTCTGTTTTATCATcatgaatataattttttaatccaCAAATATTTCGAAAAGCATAATTTATTCTATCATGCCAATTAGAACTTAAATAcgatttttcatttttacacaacaaattatacaaaGGATGACATACATCAATATTATAACTTCTTGAAGGTTTTACATATTCtactaaattattaaatatttttattttattatttaaaaattttgacttttttttttgtattatattatttttatttaaggaattattttcacaatTATATTGACTATTGTTTGATGTTGTATTACTGAAACTATGTGAgagattattattataagtaAAGTTTGttatttgattatttttattactcctctttttttttactttgcctagtaattttttcatatatggAATTTTAGTTTGATCTATTTCGACTTTGTAATTATATTCTGTTGTTTTACTACTTTCTGTTTCATCATTATGTCTTTTTGATGAATCATTTTCCACTTCTTTGACAATTTCCAAGCTGTTTgtcttatttatatttgagttatctatttttttatcaaaattatttatttcacttTTATTAACATGAGCTTCagctttttcttttatttttgtcgctgcttttttattattattaattttgtttagaCTTTCAAAACTGCTATAGTTTTCTATATTGACACcattatatacaaacttAAAATTTAACCCAGCATCATTAGCACTTTTAggcttattattttttttaaataaattttttaattttttgtatttaaataattcgcTTGTTTTATCTAATAGATTTTGTATTACTCCTTTATCATCCACATATGCACCAATTGGtggttttttatttgttaatttactattttttaagttgtGTTGTTTTGAAATTGGTGGATTTGCTATTCTTTTTATAgttgatttattaaaattgtgaTGCTTGCCATTAGGTTCTTGGTTTGGTAAGCCATTATTTGATGCTGTATCCTGTACTCTATAAACAGTAGCCATATTTATCTtttgaattaaaatatttattttttgaggATAAAAAAGTCTctttaaacatatatatttttctccGGCCACTTACTTTCAGCGTATTTTCTTCGTCCTTTTTTACCCCCTATGAAAATGTATTTCTATTAAtgcaatttttattgtctTTCAAgttgtattttattatatgcttGGTTTTTAACAAATAGGTAAATACCACTCTTAGCTATCTTTATACgacattatttaaaaatataaagttaCACAAAAAAAGTACTAacttatatgtatatacacaAGAATTAACAAAAAGTTAGTTCTTAATAGTCtatgcacatatattttactaatttgtttatttttattacttcaaataaatgaatatgtgTAAGCTTGTTAACGAGGCAAAATTATGTAAGTCTGCAAATTGACTGTTGATcggttttaaaaattgatatcaaaaaaaatataaagacaTATTCATTAATGCACAAACTCaatttcattaattttaagaacaaatattattttacatattatttatgatatatttaaaaaataatacaaaattttaatgaactataaaattttaatttatataggCTGTCtacatacaaatatatgatgATATGCAAACATGTTATAATACATACGTATGTATGCACATTGAATTATTCAAACTacacaaatttttattcttcATTTATACTTAAAGAATTAGGTGCATTCTAATCAAacacataatttttatgatcatttatctttgaaaaaaaaaaaatattttttgtagacaatatgcatttattcaaatatacaaaaattcGAAATCATTAGTTCTTATGGTGGAGCatatatgattattttacttttttttaattttgttttattgtgTAATGTTGTAATTGTAAAGAAAACACCAAAGCATAATCATGCACCCATATAGTATGCATGCATACgctatatacatatatagcaaatatgtatgcacatattttttatattatcactTTCTTTTTGTATTCTCATTTTGACcactatataaatatatataacccCAGTTTTGTTGTTTATAGTATGCCTGCAAAATAGTGCATGTTGTTTTTCGTTACTTCCATATTAAGTTGTATATCTCATTGCTAAgacatattaaaatttaatatactttggaaatatatatatattccccCTTTTTGCATACTTCACTACTTTtatagtatattttttataaacaaaatttttacGACGTGATTACTATATAGTtcgttataaaaaatataaagtgCCTAATGGCCATATATGTTGCATATTTCAATttaaagttaaaaaaatttgtgaAGTTTACAACCAAAAATGTATACGAAGAAAccattcatatataaatatatttgtttttatataaattcaaaaaaaaataaaaaggttTTGATAAATGttgtaaaaatgttaatgcaaaattttattttcaataaataaatttgccAATGTTTTGgataatttatgtatagGTAATCCCATAACATTATAATAACATCCatcgatttttttaataaattggCTTCCTATCCCTTGAATTGAATAAGCACCTGCTTTATCATATGGTTCATTTGTATTTAGATATTCTgaaatatcattttcatgtaaattatcaaaatatacattGGTCTTTTCAACAAATGTAATAGGTGTCTTagttttatacaaaaatatacacacaGCTGTATATACGCAATGAGTgttatttgataattttgttaatattttatgagcatcatttttatccaaaggtttttctattatttcattatttaatgtaACAATAGTATCAcaagaaataattatattaggCAATGGGTCATAATAGCTATTAATAGATTTCATTTGATAATTATAAGTCTGAtctgtattattattatttcttagATCATTCTTATCCTTATCATCGATTTGGTTATTATTAAACCAAATATTTTCTGCTACATTTAATCCTTTTCTCAAGGCATTCTCTTTAACATACTCTTCAGCAGTgggaaataattttttatccaGATTTTCTTCAAATCCTGACTCacaaatatacatattttttattcctgTTAATCGCATTAACTCTATTCTCCTAGGGGATTTACTAGCTAATAATACGAAACactttttttcatctttcaaaatatttcccAACCCTAAAACGCTTGAACATtccattttgttttgtttcAATTATTTAGCAAACAAATTGGGtagtaaaatataaaatagggataaaaatggatatataaaaataaagaatatattcaaatgtataggaaaataaatatatatacaaataagtttacaaataaataatatatagaaaaattgTTGGTAACATAAGCAGTATTATTCAGATTTCCACGTATAGAAAAATGtcgtatataaatattattttaatttaatttattttgccAACGGTTCATGGAAAAAGTAAATGAGTGTAGCCGATATAttgatttttatcattttgctgaaaaaaataacaaaaccACCACATATATCACAAAAcaattgcattttttttcatttcatgCAATTTTTAGATACTGAATTATTACGTAtcgaaaataaaagaataactattatatttcaaaGAATTGATAGTTAGAAAATGttactaaaaaatacaaaaaatataacaaaaaaaacattcaTGCATCTTAtctatatgtatgtatacacattttagaaaaaacactccaatgttttatttatagtgacaaaaaaaaaaatgaaatatatgggAATCGATTAAAATGGGAATAAACAGTAATGATAATGCATCCatcattttgttattttgtTTGATTTGATTTCGGGTTTTGTTAAGCTATCCCATTAATTTACAAAACTAAAATCTAATTTCTCGCCAACGCTTTTGCCTTTttgttcattttgtttttctaaATCAATAGATTCctttatcaaattatatattagtaatttttcttttgcaTTGATAAGGGAAAGAATATCTTTAAAGAAGTCTGGATTTTTAAATGCtatatttctaaaaatgttaattgattctttaaaatataaggtcatattattatcagtaatatatatttcatatttcgTAAAGCTATTTAGTTCTTCGTTTtgatatttcaaaaaatccCAATGTTTTTCCTGATtcatttcatatattaaataactTTTTGTTATCGTTATATTTTCCCTTTTGCATAAATCTATAACCTTATAAATAAAGGTTATAAATGGAATTAATACGTTATTTGTTATACTTAAATTACTAAAGAACACATCAAAAAAGGTTTTTAATACTTTTATTGAATAACATATAACATCTTCTATATAAGAATTGCTTGATATTAACTTATTTGGTGAAGTATTGTCTATTGAAAAGtttgttataaatataggCATCATTCCATGCTTTATTAcattacatataaaataaaaaataaatgcttctttattatttttaattaaagataagatattttgtataatatttattgaggatataataatatgctttctgttattatttatatgtgaAAGTTTGATGTCTATATCTTTAtcgtttattttattacaaaGACTATTGCTAGTACTGCTGATTTCATTGTATGCTGTTccataaaaatacataccTTTCATTATTCTCAAAATTGATATAAACAAATCCAAACTTTGCTTGTCATAATAAGACTTATATGTATCGTCCATCATATCAGTAGAACTAACAAAGTGTATAAagacaattatttttatatattccaattttaatttttttaaatcttcGTTTTTCAAAAAGTCTATAATACGctcattataattttgttttatttttgttaaataattatttatattatttattgtagaatattggaaatataattttaataacttACTCAACAATTTTTCATCTAACAATaagttaattttttctaaaaataatttttgtaacaataatataattttgtctTTAAAATTAccatcatttattttgtttaaaataatataacaatttaaaaatgtgttccataataattttgcatTCTCtacattattaatatgctgactatttaaaaatttgcttacaacatatatacttaaggtgtaaattttatgtattactaccttatctattttttcagctttattttctataatattattatgtaccTCTGATATAAATTCTAATACTACATATAAGTTATTCTCATTTATATAAGCAACTGTATATTTTAGTATATAGTGTAATACTGTccttaaaaatgtattttttttcatttcttcaagattattaatatttttatgaccATTGCTTTCGAAATTTTCAGTGTTAGACTCACCGTTGTTGGATTTCTCACTCTGTTCATTTTTATGAGTAGgcttatttaaattatctttatttatattattgtcCCTACTATCATAATTCGCATCATTGTTTTGGTTATCTCTCGATGAAATTTCTTTTACCTCATTAATATCTTCATCTTCAAACCAGCCAATCACAATCaagtaattaaaaataaaggaaaaatatatttctcgtgttttttcatttatactttttatacaatccttcaaaatataaagtatgaacaaaataaatgttctaaaaaaaaaataatattttttgtccaatattatattcttcCTTACTACATTTAAAAatctaataataattggGAATGCAGAAAAGTAAAAAAGTGATAAAGATCGAGCCTTTTCATTTACACACGTAAAgaaattatgaataatattcaAATCTTTTTCGTTTTGTCCATTGCTATTATTCCCTTCTGATGAccataaatacaaaatcaTAGTAtcgtataaaatatagctaAGGTTTCTTATAACACAattcatattaaaatttgttaaattattttgagcctcttcattatttataacataataacaaaatgatttataaataaatagaaaatacACACATGCATCAAATtcggaaaaaaataacgatgtatttattacattttttttgctcattaatttaatagcactttttattatttcggTAAGTCCTTCAGAATAATTATCAATACTATGGCAGCCACTACTGTTGGTATTTCCACTTTCCCAACTCCAACTATTTCCAAATGATGTATTGATTTTGTTTGCACTATCTTTTATTgcaaaatggaaaaaatattttataagcTTGGTGTTAGAATTGCATAATTTGATATCATtgagaaataaaaataaattatatatatcaaataatggatataaaaagaaatgagAAAATTGCTGAGCATCACCATTTCgttccttttttttgatacTTTTTGCATCTTCATAATTGctattatcattaatatttatatatttaaatgattcgaaatatgattttaaagaagccaaaatatttatttcataattttgtaataaaagaatttcattattagtAGATAATTCatcaataataattttagaaaatttaaacatgtttaaataaacaattaaTACCTTCATAGCAAGTTTAGACAATTTATAAAACTTTATCCCATAGCTTATACTATGTAATATCACTTTTAGTAATACCTcaaaattatcatataatgaaaatttatcaataattttttcaatattcacatttttttttaaatttcctttatctatattttgaGAATTGCTCAAACATTCTCTTATCTCAATAATGCGCTCAATATTTTCAAGTCTCTTTACCATTTCATccttattttttgcatataaatttttattttcatatatattactataaTTTTGTGTGTTTTCCTTTTCGTCGTTATAGATCATATGTTTTAAAGTTGTATTACTATCAAGACTATCAATATCTTGGCTTTTATTTCGGaggttatttttttcattactaATTTTTCTAGAGTTTCGGAAGACCCCAATACTACCATTAGAAGAAAGCCCATTTGATGtttcattaaaattgtttgtATCAACAGGAAAGGCTATATTCTGATTCGCTTTTccaacaatttttatttctttaacaTGTGATggtaatttattttgataatccttataaattataatttctttaagacgcttttttaaataattcgaATAATAGGAGtcattatgaatataactATAGGATGAATGTGTTATTGcttccaaaaaaaataataacaatttcataacaaataatttagtTTGATAAGAAAATGTATAATGAGTGCTCATTgtttcaaatatattgaaatataatgattttttattatttaaatttctttttatataattttcatctAAGAAATctatatgaatattaaaatgaaatttcTCGTTGAATATGGATGTGTAAAAAACAGAGCTTTTTTTGGTGTTCTCATTTATTACTTGCTCActtgttaataaattattttccttgTCGTTTTTTGTATCATCCAAGTTTTTGTTATAACCacttttatcatattcaGAATTTTcaatgttatatttttttatatcataatgaattatatttttagcaTTTAAcacattttcaaataaactTATCCATTCCTTGACATTAAAAAACGAATATTTAAGTAtcctatattttaatatattaaataaacatttctttatcatttttatgtcATTCTCATCatcattaataaaaaagttgtaaagagatataatataataatcgAAGTTTTCATGCATAggaatatatatctttttcttcACCAGTTTTAATAGACATATGcttgcattttttattaatttagtTTTATTAGAAACAAAAATTGTCTTTTGTATAAGAATAgatattttgttcataaacCTTTTCATCTTACTTTTTTTGTACAAATCAAATAAGCTATTAATTATCTTAAAAAACTGTttgttgatttttttttcaaaagaaTTGAGcattatttcaaaaattgtaaaaatatgtttttctatttctttgtaatattttttattttttctagcACATTTTACActctttttataattttcatttgtatcattctttatcatatcatggatttttttattttccaatttGATCCTCTTTTTAAGAGTTCTTATTAAAT
Protein-coding sequences here:
- a CDS encoding Maf-like protein, putative; the encoded protein is MECSSVLGLGNILKDEKKCFVLLASKSPRRIELMRLTGIKNMYICESGFEENLDKKLFPTAEEYVKENALRKGLNVAENIWFNNNQIDDKDKNDLRNNNNTDQTYNYQMKSINSYYDPLPNIIISCDTIVTLNNEIIEKPLDKNDAHKILTKLSNNTHCVYTAVCIFLYKTKTPITFVEKTNVYFDNLHENDISEYLNTNEPYDKAGAYSIQGIGSQFIKKIDGCYYNVMGLPIHKLSKTLANLFIENKILH